Proteins from a genomic interval of Zingiber officinale cultivar Zhangliang chromosome 2A, Zo_v1.1, whole genome shotgun sequence:
- the LOC122043655 gene encoding uncharacterized protein LOC122043655, with the protein MVQDKEGGQPVSNYELHDLERFVHACGLVDLRSIGCRLTWTNGSVSSKLDRAMVNSHWLIADYESYVEFTSPECLSDHSCGIVSTLAREKRCNRPFKFYNMWTLHEGFQDLVASSWDELISGNAQFALKEKLTRLKGKLQELDKLHFQHISEQALREKSVLEDS; encoded by the coding sequence ATGGTACAAGACAAAGAAGGTGGGCAACCGGTTTCCAACTATGAGTTGCATGATTTGGAGCGGTTTGTTCATGCTTGTGGCTTAGTAGACCTTCGTTCCATCGGATGCCGGCTAACGTGGACTAATGGATCAGTTTCTTCAAAGCTTGATCGTGCTATGGTGAACTCCCACTGGCTTATAGCGGATTATGAGAGTTATGTGGAATTTACATCGCCCGAATGTCTATCTGACCACTCTTGTGGTATTGTTTCAACACTTGCAAGGGAGAAGAGATGCAATAGACCTTTCAAATTCTATAATATGTGGACATTACATGAGGGGTTCCAAGATTTGGTGGCAAGTTCATGGGATGAGCTTATTTCCGGAAATGCTCAATTTGCACTTAAGGAAAAACTTACAAGACTAAAGGGCAAGCTGCAAGAACTTGATAAATTGCATTTTCAGCACATCTCGGAGCAAGCTTTAAGGGAAAAATCAGTACTAGAGGATTCTTAA